In Acidobacteriota bacterium, one DNA window encodes the following:
- a CDS encoding VOC family protein, whose protein sequence is MQRRVFHFCLLPFAFCLLLSTVWAQQPLVTAVDAPGFTVSDMERSLDFFTRVLSFEKVSDVEVTGDEYEHLQGVFGLRMRVVRLRLGGEQIELTEYLAPRGRPIPADARSNDRWFQHIAIITSDMERAYQWLRKNRVEHASTGPQRLPDWNKNAGGIQAFYFKDPDGHALEILQFPAGKGAPKWRQLAQPDAGQEGQRLFLGIDHTAIVVSDTEASLKFYRDTLGLQVVGESENYGGEQERLNNVFGARLRITAVRAANGPGIEFLEYLSPRDGRPAPADLRANDLLHWQTKLVTRELESAFVRLREGHYGLISAGLIQLPAPVLGFQRSFLVRDPDAHAMQLIER, encoded by the coding sequence ATGCAAAGGCGGGTTTTCCATTTTTGCCTTTTGCCTTTTGCCTTTTGCCTTTTGCTTTCGACGGTCTGGGCGCAACAACCGCTCGTCACCGCCGTGGACGCGCCCGGGTTCACCGTCAGTGATATGGAGCGTTCGCTCGACTTTTTCACGCGCGTGCTCTCATTCGAGAAAGTCTCGGATGTCGAAGTCACGGGCGACGAGTACGAACATCTGCAAGGCGTCTTTGGCTTGCGCATGCGCGTCGTGCGCTTGCGGCTGGGCGGCGAGCAAATTGAACTGACCGAATACCTGGCCCCGCGCGGACGCCCAATTCCGGCGGATGCGCGCAGCAACGACCGCTGGTTTCAGCACATCGCCATTATCACCAGCGATATGGAGCGCGCCTATCAATGGTTAAGAAAAAATCGTGTCGAACACGCTTCGACCGGGCCGCAACGACTGCCCGATTGGAACAAAAACGCGGGCGGCATCCAGGCGTTCTATTTCAAAGACCCGGATGGGCACGCGCTCGAAATCCTGCAATTCCCGGCGGGCAAGGGCGCGCCGAAATGGCGGCAATTGGCGCAACCGGACGCCGGCCAGGAAGGTCAGAGGCTTTTCCTCGGCATTGACCACACCGCCATCGTGGTGAGCGACACCGAGGCGAGTTTGAAATTCTATCGCGACACTCTGGGCTTGCAGGTGGTAGGCGAAAGCGAGAATTACGGCGGCGAACAGGAGCGCTTGAACAATGTCTTTGGCGCACGCCTGCGCATCACCGCCGTCCGCGCCGCCAATGGCCCGGGCATCGAATTTCTGGAATACCTAAGCCCGCGTGATGGCCGTCCGGCGCCGGCAGACCTGCGCGCCAATGACCTCTTGCACTGGCAGACCAAACTGGTGACGCGCGAGCTTGAAAGCGCTTTTGTGCGGTTGCGCGAGGGCCACTATGGGCTGATCTCGGCCGGACTGATTCAATTGCCTGCACCTGTTTTGGGCTTCCAGCGCAGCTTCCTCGTGCGCGATCCTGACGCCCACGCTATGCAATTGATCGAACGCTAA
- a CDS encoding DoxX family protein produces MTQEKRLTIISWGLRLIVAGILFQTLFFKFSAAPESVYIFKTLGLEPWGRLGSGVVELIAVVLLLIPATVPVGALLSLGVISGALMSHLTKLGIAVVNSDGTSDGGLLFGLALIVFAGSLALLWLHRQQIPVVGVLLFKSES; encoded by the coding sequence ATGACACAAGAGAAAAGATTGACGATCATCAGTTGGGGATTGCGTTTGATCGTCGCGGGCATTCTGTTTCAGACACTGTTTTTCAAATTTAGCGCCGCGCCTGAATCGGTCTACATCTTCAAGACGCTGGGGCTGGAACCGTGGGGCCGCCTCGGTTCCGGCGTAGTCGAATTGATCGCCGTCGTCTTGTTGCTGATTCCGGCGACGGTGCCGGTGGGCGCGTTGTTGTCGCTGGGCGTCATCAGCGGCGCGCTCATGAGCCACCTGACCAAACTGGGTATTGCGGTCGTGAATTCAGATGGCACATCGGATGGCGGTTTGTTGTTTGGCTTGGCGCTGATTGTGTTTGCGGGCAGTTTGGCATTGTTGTGGCTGCATCGGCAGCAAATCCCCGTGGTGGGTGTGTTGCTGTTCAAAAGCGAAAGTTAA
- a CDS encoding amylo-alpha-1,6-glucosidase — MIRFDQDVCHNPDAALTKEWLETNGLGGFASSTITGLNTRRYHGLLVAATKPPVGRLVMLSKLEETLVVDGARYELSANQYPGAVHPQGQQFLKEFRLDPFPTFVYAVAGIELVKTVWLMHGANTTAVQYELRADQLPRDCKLELLPLLAFRDYHATMHENAAWNPQLETAPGLLTLRPYAELPALYLAHDAAVVEPAGYWYRNFEYQAERERGLDYREDLFNPCVLRFDLRQAGQVAVIASTERVDVAHVNEYKQTELARRAAVLEPFAKAAELTRALAAAADQFIVKRDDGETIIAGYHWFSDWGRDTMIALPGLTLATGRYDIAKNILLAFARYLDQGMLPNRFPDAGEAPEYNTVDATLWYVEAVRALLEHTGDYEFVRTHLYAKLLEIIYWHERGTRYGIRVDDDGLLHAGEAGVQLTWMDAKVGDWVVTPRIGKPVEIQALWYNALCVLADLAAEFGDAANQQRCTQLAARAQASFNQVFWNAEAGCLYDVVNGAERDASIRPNQIFAVSLPHTMLTPERAQQVVTVVERELLTPCGLRSLAPGDPRYCPRYTGDIPSRDGTYHQGTVWTWLLGPFITAYLKVNQNSVGSHQQARAWLAAFAEHLREAGLGQVSEIFDADAPHLPRGCVAQAWSVAELLRVAVALGR; from the coding sequence ATGATTCGCTTTGACCAAGACGTTTGTCACAACCCGGACGCGGCTCTGACGAAAGAATGGCTGGAAACCAACGGCCTCGGCGGTTTCGCTTCGTCCACCATCACGGGACTGAATACGCGGCGCTATCACGGCCTGTTGGTCGCGGCGACGAAACCGCCGGTGGGCCGTTTGGTCATGCTGTCAAAGCTGGAAGAGACGTTGGTGGTGGACGGCGCGCGCTACGAGCTATCAGCCAATCAATATCCGGGCGCAGTGCATCCGCAAGGCCAGCAGTTCCTCAAAGAATTCCGGCTTGATCCGTTCCCGACGTTTGTTTATGCGGTCGCGGGCATTGAGTTGGTCAAAACCGTCTGGCTGATGCACGGCGCGAACACGACGGCCGTCCAATACGAATTGCGGGCCGATCAATTGCCACGAGACTGCAAGTTGGAATTGCTTCCGTTGCTCGCCTTTCGTGATTACCACGCGACGATGCACGAAAACGCCGCGTGGAATCCGCAGCTTGAAACCGCGCCGGGCTTGCTGACCTTGCGGCCCTATGCCGAGTTGCCCGCGCTGTATCTGGCGCACGACGCTGCCGTGGTCGAACCGGCCGGCTATTGGTATCGCAACTTTGAATATCAGGCCGAACGCGAGCGCGGCCTCGATTATCGCGAAGACCTCTTCAACCCTTGCGTGCTGCGCTTCGATTTGCGACAAGCCGGACAGGTCGCCGTCATCGCTTCGACCGAACGTGTGGACGTCGCGCACGTCAACGAATACAAACAAACCGAACTTGCGCGTCGCGCCGCCGTGCTCGAACCCTTTGCCAAAGCCGCTGAATTGACGCGCGCGCTGGCCGCCGCCGCCGATCAATTCATCGTCAAGCGCGATGACGGTGAAACGATCATCGCCGGGTATCACTGGTTCAGCGATTGGGGCCGCGACACGATGATCGCGCTGCCGGGTTTGACGCTGGCGACCGGGCGTTACGACATCGCCAAAAACATCCTGCTCGCCTTCGCGCGCTATCTCGACCAGGGCATGTTGCCCAACCGCTTCCCCGACGCGGGCGAAGCGCCCGAATACAACACGGTGGACGCGACGCTCTGGTACGTCGAAGCCGTGCGCGCGCTGCTCGAACACACGGGCGATTACGAATTCGTGCGCACACACCTATACGCCAAGCTGCTCGAAATCATTTACTGGCACGAACGCGGCACCCGCTACGGCATTCGTGTTGATGACGACGGCCTCTTGCACGCGGGCGAAGCGGGCGTGCAATTGACCTGGATGGACGCCAAGGTCGGCGACTGGGTCGTCACCCCGCGCATCGGCAAACCCGTTGAGATTCAGGCGCTCTGGTACAACGCGCTGTGCGTGCTGGCCGATCTGGCCGCCGAATTCGGCGATGCCGCCAATCAGCAACGCTGCACGCAATTGGCCGCGCGCGCCCAAGCCAGTTTCAATCAAGTGTTTTGGAATGCGGAGGCCGGTTGTTTATACGATGTCGTCAACGGCGCTGAACGTGACGCCTCGATTCGCCCCAACCAAATCTTCGCTGTCAGTTTGCCGCACACAATGTTGACCCCGGAGCGCGCCCAACAAGTCGTCACCGTGGTCGAACGCGAATTGCTCACGCCCTGCGGCTTGCGCAGCCTTGCGCCCGGCGACCCGCGCTACTGCCCGCGTTACACCGGCGACATCCCCAGCCGCGACGGCACCTATCACCAAGGCACGGTCTGGACGTGGTTGCTGGGGCCATTCATCACGGCGTATTTGAAGGTGAATCAAAACAGCGTTGGTTCGCATCAACAGGCGCGCGCGTGGCTGGCGGCGTT